The following are encoded together in the Syngnathus typhle isolate RoL2023-S1 ecotype Sweden linkage group LG5, RoL_Styp_1.0, whole genome shotgun sequence genome:
- the LOC133153776 gene encoding uncharacterized protein LOC133153776: MASSLSLILLVLCGLPMAQAQLKVFNLRATGLPSDILGITDGYVKVFCGSATLGKTEVRKDTVNPWWEEEFSYFKAQAQDVLRLEVYDRDLVFDDLLGVCQRQIRPGTHAHDCFLKKGGTLHYVYTLGQNN, from the coding sequence atggcctcaagtctCTCCCTTATTCTTCTGGTGCTATGCGGTTTGCCCATGGCTCAGGCCCAGCTCAAGGTGTTTAACTTGCGTGCCACTGGTCTCCCTTCTGACATTTTGGGAATCACAGATGGTTACGTGAAGGTGTTTTGTGGCTCCGCCACTCTTGGCAAAACAGAGGTCCGTAAGGACACTGTTAACCCTTGGTGGGAGGAGGAGTTCTCCTATTTCAAAGCCCAGGCGCAAGACGTATTGAGACTTGAGGTTTATGATCGTGATTTGGTCTTTGATGACCTGCTGGGAGTGTGCCAGAGACAGATCAGACCTGGAACCCATGCACATGACTGCTTCCTGAAGAAAGGTGGCACCCTCCATTATGTCTACACCCTCGGCCAAAACAATTAG
- the fam151b gene encoding protein FAM151B isoform X4, translated as MCEQAAEYFQGQLKKRDAAELRWSHAVNSRSKLTEALQGPTHMIEADIIVRGYDPKEPVMGHPPDTDSDITLKEWLEYVTLHDKGIKLDFKSLEAVSLSVGLLQQALVQMTSPVWVNADILPGPGIPNKPLDPQAFLAAVKSLPTNIVLSLGWTTKWTTGTDNPGYSWEMVHEMQDICRGLEHLVTFPVRAALLAQSVSQLAWLLQQSDRTGVCAALWPFRGRGRDTE; from the exons ATGTGTGAGCAGGCGGCGGAGTATTTTCAGGGTCAGCTAAAGAAGAGAGACGCTGCTGAGCTGCGATGGTCACACGCAGTGAACAGCAGAAGCAAACTGACCGAGGCTCTTCAAG GTCCTACTCATATGATTGAGGCTGACATAATTGTAAGAGGCTATGACCCTAAGGAGCCAGTCATGGGCCACCCTCCTGACACTGACAGTGACATCACATTGAAAGAGTGGCTTGAATATGTCACATTGCATGACAAGGGGATCAAGCTAGACTTCAAGAG CCTGGAGGCGGTGTCTCTTTCCGTGGGCCTGTTGCAGCAAGCGTTGGTTCAGATGACCTCTCCTGTGTGGGTCAATGCCGATATCCTTCCAGGACCTGGAATTCCGAACAAACCACTGGACCCTCAAGCTTTCTTGGCAGCTGTAAAGTCTCTTCCCACTAATATTGTACTCTCCCTTGGCTGGACCACAAAGTGGACCACAGGGACTGACAATCCAG GTTACAGTTGGGAAATGGTGCATGAGATGCAGGACATCTGTCGAGGCTTGGAACATCTTGTCACCTTCCCAGTACGGGCGGCCCTTTTGGCCCAGTCTGTCTCTCAACTCGCATGGCTGCTGCAACAGTCAGACAG AACAGGCGTGTGTGCCGCACTCTGGCCATtcagagggagggggagagacACAGAGTAG
- the fam151b gene encoding protein FAM151B isoform X2 — MCEQAAEYFQGQLKKRDAAELRWSHAVNSRSKLTEALQGPTHMIEADIIVRGYDPKEPVMGHPPDTDSDITLKEWLEYVTLHDKGIKLDFKSLEAVSLSVGLLQQALVQMTSPVWVNADILPGPGIPNKPLDPQAFLAAVKSLPTNIVLSLGWTTKWTTGTDNPGYSWEMVHEMQDICRGLEHLVTFPVRAALLAQSVSQLAWLLQQSDRICYDLPEVLRMELTDFTRSDMRNN, encoded by the exons ATGTGTGAGCAGGCGGCGGAGTATTTTCAGGGTCAGCTAAAGAAGAGAGACGCTGCTGAGCTGCGATGGTCACACGCAGTGAACAGCAGAAGCAAACTGACCGAGGCTCTTCAAG GTCCTACTCATATGATTGAGGCTGACATAATTGTAAGAGGCTATGACCCTAAGGAGCCAGTCATGGGCCACCCTCCTGACACTGACAGTGACATCACATTGAAAGAGTGGCTTGAATATGTCACATTGCATGACAAGGGGATCAAGCTAGACTTCAAGAG CCTGGAGGCGGTGTCTCTTTCCGTGGGCCTGTTGCAGCAAGCGTTGGTTCAGATGACCTCTCCTGTGTGGGTCAATGCCGATATCCTTCCAGGACCTGGAATTCCGAACAAACCACTGGACCCTCAAGCTTTCTTGGCAGCTGTAAAGTCTCTTCCCACTAATATTGTACTCTCCCTTGGCTGGACCACAAAGTGGACCACAGGGACTGACAATCCAG GTTACAGTTGGGAAATGGTGCATGAGATGCAGGACATCTGTCGAGGCTTGGAACATCTTGTCACCTTCCCAGTACGGGCGGCCCTTTTGGCCCAGTCTGTCTCTCAACTCGCATGGCTGCTGCAACAGTCAGACAG GATCTGCTACGACCTACCAGAGGTGCTAAGGATGGAACTGACAGACTTTACAAGATCAGACATGAGGAATAATTAG
- the fam151b gene encoding protein FAM151B isoform X3 — protein MCEQAAEYFQGQLKKRDAAELRWSHAVNSRSKLTEALQGPTHMIEADIIVRGYDPKEPVMGHPPDTDSDITLKEWLEYVTLHDKGIKLDFKSLEAVSLSVGLLQQALVQMTSPVWVNADILPGPGIPNKPLDPQAFLAAVKSLPTNIVLSLGWTTKWTTGTDNPGYSWEMVHEMQDICRGLEHLVTFPVRAALLAQSVSQLAWLLQQSDSRTGVCAALWPFRGRGRDTE, from the exons ATGTGTGAGCAGGCGGCGGAGTATTTTCAGGGTCAGCTAAAGAAGAGAGACGCTGCTGAGCTGCGATGGTCACACGCAGTGAACAGCAGAAGCAAACTGACCGAGGCTCTTCAAG GTCCTACTCATATGATTGAGGCTGACATAATTGTAAGAGGCTATGACCCTAAGGAGCCAGTCATGGGCCACCCTCCTGACACTGACAGTGACATCACATTGAAAGAGTGGCTTGAATATGTCACATTGCATGACAAGGGGATCAAGCTAGACTTCAAGAG CCTGGAGGCGGTGTCTCTTTCCGTGGGCCTGTTGCAGCAAGCGTTGGTTCAGATGACCTCTCCTGTGTGGGTCAATGCCGATATCCTTCCAGGACCTGGAATTCCGAACAAACCACTGGACCCTCAAGCTTTCTTGGCAGCTGTAAAGTCTCTTCCCACTAATATTGTACTCTCCCTTGGCTGGACCACAAAGTGGACCACAGGGACTGACAATCCAG GTTACAGTTGGGAAATGGTGCATGAGATGCAGGACATCTGTCGAGGCTTGGAACATCTTGTCACCTTCCCAGTACGGGCGGCCCTTTTGGCCCAGTCTGTCTCTCAACTCGCATGGCTGCTGCAACAGTCAGACAG CAGAACAGGCGTGTGTGCCGCACTCTGGCCATtcagagggagggggagagacACAGAGTAG
- the fam151b gene encoding protein FAM151B isoform X1 produces the protein MCEQAAEYFQGQLKKRDAAELRWSHAVNSRSKLTEALQGPTHMIEADIIVRGYDPKEPVMGHPPDTDSDITLKEWLEYVTLHDKGIKLDFKSLEAVSLSVGLLQQALVQMTSPVWVNADILPGPGIPNKPLDPQAFLAAVKSLPTNIVLSLGWTTKWTTGTDNPGYSWEMVHEMQDICRGLEHLVTFPVRAALLAQSVSQLAWLLQQSDRYSLTVWTGQNDKFKVEDLLPYRTCFDVSRICYDLPEVLRMELTDFTRSDMRNN, from the exons ATGTGTGAGCAGGCGGCGGAGTATTTTCAGGGTCAGCTAAAGAAGAGAGACGCTGCTGAGCTGCGATGGTCACACGCAGTGAACAGCAGAAGCAAACTGACCGAGGCTCTTCAAG GTCCTACTCATATGATTGAGGCTGACATAATTGTAAGAGGCTATGACCCTAAGGAGCCAGTCATGGGCCACCCTCCTGACACTGACAGTGACATCACATTGAAAGAGTGGCTTGAATATGTCACATTGCATGACAAGGGGATCAAGCTAGACTTCAAGAG CCTGGAGGCGGTGTCTCTTTCCGTGGGCCTGTTGCAGCAAGCGTTGGTTCAGATGACCTCTCCTGTGTGGGTCAATGCCGATATCCTTCCAGGACCTGGAATTCCGAACAAACCACTGGACCCTCAAGCTTTCTTGGCAGCTGTAAAGTCTCTTCCCACTAATATTGTACTCTCCCTTGGCTGGACCACAAAGTGGACCACAGGGACTGACAATCCAG GTTACAGTTGGGAAATGGTGCATGAGATGCAGGACATCTGTCGAGGCTTGGAACATCTTGTCACCTTCCCAGTACGGGCGGCCCTTTTGGCCCAGTCTGTCTCTCAACTCGCATGGCTGCTGCAACAGTCAGACAG GTATTCTCTAACTGTGTGGACTGGACAGAATGACAAATTTAAAGTAGAGGACCTGCTACCTTACAGAACATGTTTTGATGTCAGCAGGATCTGCTACGACCTACCAGAGGTGCTAAGGATGGAACTGACAGACTTTACAAGATCAGACATGAGGAATAATTAG
- the fam151b gene encoding protein FAM151B isoform X6, with product MCEQAAEYFQGQLKKRDAAELRWSHAVNSRSKLTEALQGPTHMIEADIIVRGYDPKEPVMGHPPDTDSDITLKEWLEYVTLHDKGIKLDFKSLEAVSLSVGLLQQALVQMTSPVWVNADILPGPGIPNKPLDPQAFLAAVKSLPTNIVLSLGWTTKWTTGTDNPGYSWEMVHEMQDICRGLEHLVTFPVRAALLAQSVSQLAWLLQQSDR from the exons ATGTGTGAGCAGGCGGCGGAGTATTTTCAGGGTCAGCTAAAGAAGAGAGACGCTGCTGAGCTGCGATGGTCACACGCAGTGAACAGCAGAAGCAAACTGACCGAGGCTCTTCAAG GTCCTACTCATATGATTGAGGCTGACATAATTGTAAGAGGCTATGACCCTAAGGAGCCAGTCATGGGCCACCCTCCTGACACTGACAGTGACATCACATTGAAAGAGTGGCTTGAATATGTCACATTGCATGACAAGGGGATCAAGCTAGACTTCAAGAG CCTGGAGGCGGTGTCTCTTTCCGTGGGCCTGTTGCAGCAAGCGTTGGTTCAGATGACCTCTCCTGTGTGGGTCAATGCCGATATCCTTCCAGGACCTGGAATTCCGAACAAACCACTGGACCCTCAAGCTTTCTTGGCAGCTGTAAAGTCTCTTCCCACTAATATTGTACTCTCCCTTGGCTGGACCACAAAGTGGACCACAGGGACTGACAATCCAG GTTACAGTTGGGAAATGGTGCATGAGATGCAGGACATCTGTCGAGGCTTGGAACATCTTGTCACCTTCCCAGTACGGGCGGCCCTTTTGGCCCAGTCTGTCTCTCAACTCGCATGGCTGCTGCAACAGTCAGACAGGTGA
- the fam151b gene encoding protein FAM151B isoform X5: protein MIEADIIVRGYDPKEPVMGHPPDTDSDITLKEWLEYVTLHDKGIKLDFKSLEAVSLSVGLLQQALVQMTSPVWVNADILPGPGIPNKPLDPQAFLAAVKSLPTNIVLSLGWTTKWTTGTDNPGYSWEMVHEMQDICRGLEHLVTFPVRAALLAQSVSQLAWLLQQSDRYSLTVWTGQNDKFKVEDLLPYRTCFDVSRICYDLPEVLRMELTDFTRSDMRNN, encoded by the exons ATGATTGAGGCTGACATAATTGTAAGAGGCTATGACCCTAAGGAGCCAGTCATGGGCCACCCTCCTGACACTGACAGTGACATCACATTGAAAGAGTGGCTTGAATATGTCACATTGCATGACAAGGGGATCAAGCTAGACTTCAAGAG CCTGGAGGCGGTGTCTCTTTCCGTGGGCCTGTTGCAGCAAGCGTTGGTTCAGATGACCTCTCCTGTGTGGGTCAATGCCGATATCCTTCCAGGACCTGGAATTCCGAACAAACCACTGGACCCTCAAGCTTTCTTGGCAGCTGTAAAGTCTCTTCCCACTAATATTGTACTCTCCCTTGGCTGGACCACAAAGTGGACCACAGGGACTGACAATCCAG GTTACAGTTGGGAAATGGTGCATGAGATGCAGGACATCTGTCGAGGCTTGGAACATCTTGTCACCTTCCCAGTACGGGCGGCCCTTTTGGCCCAGTCTGTCTCTCAACTCGCATGGCTGCTGCAACAGTCAGACAG GTATTCTCTAACTGTGTGGACTGGACAGAATGACAAATTTAAAGTAGAGGACCTGCTACCTTACAGAACATGTTTTGATGTCAGCAGGATCTGCTACGACCTACCAGAGGTGCTAAGGATGGAACTGACAGACTTTACAAGATCAGACATGAGGAATAATTAG
- the ankrd34bb gene encoding ankyrin repeat domain 34Bb produces MDKSTKVRTDGNSLLKAVYQSRLRLTRLLLERGAYINESNENGETPLMVACKTRHSDSQSVPRHKMVQYLLENGADPNIQDKSGKTALMHGCLGQDGTEILSLLLSSGADPTLEDHSGFSALVYAVNLGNRAILKILLDACNAKGKEVIIITTNKLPSGQTTKQYLNVSPPPDLEEHSYFSPTSSSPFDIQRRVPPHSSSASASPQPGSPLLGLRNNKCPDSWVSVSTSQADSPIQHPSPLNAPNVDKRLNPQRLHSQQWVKNPPQLLQKVQTSLLADKQPEEVLCFRGLNFHGQPAAVSCHHSMDMKDGLLKALDNISENDNKGRCWRGFARKMSYDSAASTKHSTSHPNLHQQNNLPFPSESIPADGATSDSLQQLHISSLQNVIHRRNIGVDHYSSDSQLLQFGSKDKSSNCLTKGPDRSKLTNGRSSTLLGSRESLDSSVQRQGAFGLEQRGSGALLQDHISSTRPGYLPPLNLHAPIPDIGVNCNTLRPMTATSKTLNIALKGSKPILPCAPIFPQVMKTSKMLWRRHSMQSEQIKQLSNFEEKLDH; encoded by the exons ATGGATAAATCAACAAAGGTACGAACCGATGGCAATTCTCTGCTGAAGGCTGTTTATCAGAGTCGTCTACGTCTGACTCGGCTGCTTCTGGAGAGAGGGGCCTACATTAACGAGAGCAACGAAAATGGCGAGACACCACTAATGGTGGCTTGCAAGACACGTCATTCAGATTCCCAAAGTGTACCCAGGCACAAAATGGTCCA GTATCTCCTGGAAAATGGTGCCGATCCCAACATTCAAGACAAGAGTGGGAAAACTGCCTTGATGCATGGGTGCCTTGGGCAGGATGGAACTGAAATTTTGTCCCTCCTGCTGAGCAGCGGTGCCGATCCAACTCTGGAGGACCACTCTGGATTCTCAGCACTGGTTTACGCCGTTAATTTAGGTAACAGGGCCATCCTTAAAATCCTTCTGGATGCTTGTAATGCTAAGGGAAAggaggtcatcatcatcaccaccaacAAGCTTCCATCTGGCCAGACAACAAAGCAGTACCTAAATGTCTCTCCACCCCCTGACCTCGAGGAGCATTCATATTTTTCACCAACCTCCTCATCACCATTCGACATCCAACGACGAGTTCCTCCACACAGTTCCTCAGCAAGTGCTTCTCCTCAGCCTGGGAGTCCCCTTCTTGGCCTCAGAAATAACAAGTGTCCCGATTCATGGGTTAGCGTCAGCACCTCTCAAGCAGATTCTCCAATTCAACATCCTAGTCCATTAAATGCTCCTAATGTTGACAAGCGGCTCAATCCTCAGAGATTACACTCACAGCAATGGGTCAAAAACCCACCCCAACTTCTTCAGAAGGTGCAGACCTCATTGCTGGCAGATAAGCAACCGGAGGAGGTCTTGTGTTTCAGGGGCCTTAACTTCCATGGTCAGCCAGCAGCTGTTTCATGCCACCATAGCATGGATATGAAAGATGGACTACTGAAAGCACTGGACAACATATCAGAGAATGACAACAAAGGGCGATGTTGGAGAGGCTTTGCTCGAAAGATGTCATATGACAGTGCTGCAAGCACAAAGCATTCCACTTCGCACCCCAACTTGCATCAACAAAACAATCTGCCATTTCCCAGTGAATCCATTCCTGCCGATGGAGCTACATCAGATAGTCTTCAACAGTTACATATTTCCAGTCTTCAAAACGTTATTCATCGACGTAACATTGGTGTTGACCATTACAGTTCAGATTCTCAGTTACTGCAGTTTGGCAGCAAAGACAAAAGCTCAAACTGCCTGACCAAGGGACCGGACAGGTCCAAGCTGACAAACGGTAGGTCCTCCACTCTGTTAGGCTCCAGAGAGTCTCTGGATAGCTCTGTCCAGAGACAAGGTGCCTTTGGACTCGAACAAAGAGGCTCAGGGGCCCTTCTCCAAGATCACATCTCCTCCACTCGGCCAGGATATCTGCCCCCTCTGAACCTGCATGCTCCCATTCCAGATATTGGCGTCAACTGTAACACTCTGCGCCCAATGACTGCAACTAGCAAAACACTCAATATTGCTTTAAAAGGATCAAAGCCCATTTTGCCCTGTGCGCCTATTTTCCCACAGGTCATGAAAACAAGCAAAATGCTTTGGAGGCGCCACTCCATGCAGAGTGAGCAGATTAAGCAGCTGTCTAACTTTGAAGAAAAGTTAGACCACTAG